The genomic stretch TGCAGGTATCCATACAGTCCACCCCTGGATTTACAAGTGATACTCAAAAAGTGGAAATCAAAAATGAACAAGTACACGCAGTAGTAGAAGTGTACAGTGCTACATCAGAGATTGCAGGATGGTCTGTAGTAAACACCCTGCTCAATATCACTTCACCCATTGTATTCTGACAAATTGGCCAGCACCTTCTCGCTCAGGCGGTCAAACGCCTGACGAGTACGGCCGGTTGATACTTGCATACAACGCACATGCGGATGGGTAAGCAATGCCGTACTCCCCAATGCTCCTAATGTATCACAAAAACAAAGATTATCTTCCTCCAACCATCGGGTAAACGAAGATTCGTCCCACGCAGGTGACAATCCTGTGTTAAATAGTATCTTTCTATTTCCAAGTGCCTTGAACTCCTCCTCATGCAACAAAACCGTATTCTTATTCAAGCAACAGCATACCACTTCACTCCATGTCAAAAGTTCATTCAAAGGCATAAAACGATAACCCTTCGCACCGGCTTCTTTTTTTTCACTACGGGCATAATAAGCTATATCCGCACCAAAAAACTTCATTGCATCCGCTATCATACCACCAGATTTTCCTAAGCCTACAATACCCACTTTCAAGCCGGTAATCTCCCGGGGAATCCCTTCCCACGGCTTCTGACCAAATCCATGAAGACAACGCACCAGTTCGCTGACTACATATTCTATTACCCCTTCGTCACCATAGTCACGAATACCCGTCACCGTAATACCGCGTTCATTAGCATAACGGATATCCACATTCGCACTTTCGGGAGAATATAGTGAACAACACATACCGATATACCGGACATTCGGACATCTCTCTAAAATATACCGGTTTATTTGTGATGTATAACTTAACAATACAGCATCCGCATCTCCGATCCGAGCAATAATCTCATTATCTCCCGCTGGAATATCAGAGTACATAACAACCTCATCTGCAAAAGAATATAACGTTTTTTCTGCTGACAGAACCAAACTGACAGGTTCTATTGCTACAAGTTTCTGAAACATAGTATTTTTAATTTGATTGGTAAAGATAGTAAAAAATGCGGCAAAGAGACTTTTTTCATCCAAGATTGTTTATTTTTGCATCCAAAACGAAAAAATTAAAAGAATAATGGGAGCAGGAAAATGGATTGGTGGTATTCTAGGATTCATGACTATGGGACCACTGGGAGCTTTGGCCGGATTTGCCTTAGGCTCATTGCTGGATGGAAACAACGGACTTTTTGGCAATACATACGAAAAAGGACAGGTGGAAGCTGGAAACTATGATGAAGGCCAGCGGAATAGTTTTTTATTCTCCATGTTGGTTATGGCGTCTTACATCATCCGTGCAGACGGACGCATCATGCACAGCGAAATGGAATATGTACGCCAATTCTTAAGAATGAATTTCGGCGAAGAGGCAGTCATCCAAGGAGAACAGATTTTGCTGAATCTTTTTGAACAGCGCAAACAGATGGAGCGTCAAAATCCGATGGCATTTAAAAATACCATCCATGAATGTGGTGCACAGATTGCCGCGAACCTGCCTTACGAACAACGGTTGCAATTGTTGGACTTTCTGGTAAACATAGCCAAAAGTGACGGAAGCGTATGCTCTGAGGAAATAGCAGCATTAAAAGAAGTGGCACAATGCATGGAACTGTCACCCAAAGAAGTGGAATCCATGCTAAACCTTAGCGGAAACTCATTGGAAGAAGCTTACAAAGTACTTGAAATTGACCCGTCTGCCACCAATGAGGAAGTACGTACAGCCTATCGCCGCCTGGCATTAAAACATCACCCTGACCGTGTTGCTACATTGGGTGAAGATGTGAAAAAAGCGGCAGAAGAGAAGTTTCAACAAATTAATAACGCTAAAGAACGAATTTATAAAGCCAGAGGAATAAAGTAAAAAAGAATATTTCGTGAAAATAAGAAGGAGGTGTGTCCATCCCCTTAGGGATTTTTGACACACCTCCAACAAAAAATTAAAACTCACTGGTAAAATGGAACTTAATATGCTTGAAGTCCATTTGTGCCATTTGAAGTACATAATTGCTATCAGCCAAGAATACATCCCTTCCTTCACGATCCTTGGCCATATACTGATATTTACGTTTTTTGAAAGCTTCCAGCTCTTCCGGATCATCACTTTCCACCCAACATGCCTTGTATAGGCTGACAGGCTCCCATCGGCATTTTGCATTATATTCATTTTCCAGACGATACTGGATCACTTCAAACTGCAACTGCCCTACCGTACCGATAATCTTACGTCCATTAAACTGATTGATAAATAACTGTGCCACACCCTCATCCATCAACTGGTCAATACCTTTAGCCAATTGTTTCTGTTTCATAGGGTCAGCATTCTCAATGTATTTAAACATCTCGGGCGAAAAACTGGGAATTCCACGGAAATGAAGTTTCTCACCTTCAGTCAATGTATCACCGATCTTGAACGTTCCGTTATCCGGCAAACCAATGATATCTCCCGCCCAAGCCTCGTCTACTGTTGTTTTACGCTGTGCCATAAACTGAGTGGGAGAAGAGAAACGCATCGTCTTGTCATGACGTACATGATAATAGGGAGTATTACGGGAAAATTTTCCCGAACAAATTTTACAAAATGCAATACATGAACGATGATTAGGATCAATATTAGCTGTGATCTTAAAGACAAATCCGGTAAATTTCGGTTCATCGGGTTCCACCTCACGTTCTTCTGTCTTGGTAGGACGGGGGCTCGGAGCAATTTCCACAAATGTATCCAGCAGTTCCTGTACACCGAAGTTATTCAATGCCGACCCGAAAAATACAGGAGCCATCTCGCCTTTCAGGTACTCCTCCACATTGAATTCAGGATAAACACCGTCAACCAGTTCCAGTTCTCCGCGCAATTTTTCAGCCAAAGGAGCACCGATCTGGTTGTCTAGTTCTTCCGTATTGATATCAACCTCCACTTTTTCTGTTACCACCTGTTTGGAAGGTTGGAAAAGATTCAGTTTATGTTCATAAAGGTTATACACACCTTTGAAACGGGGACCGCTTTCAATAGGCCACGTCAGAGGACGTACATTGATAATAAGTTCCTCCTCCAGTTCGTCCAACAAATCAAACGGATCTTTCGCCTCACGGTCCATCTTGTTGACAAATATGATTACCGGAGTATTACGCATACGGCATACCTCCATCAACTTACGTGTCTGCGTTTCCACACCTTTCGCACCATCCACCACAATAATGACACTATCTACGGCTGTCAAAGTACGATAAGTATCCTCGGCAAAGTCCTGATGGCCCGGAGTATCCAAAATATTGATTTTATAATCATTGTAATCAAACTCCATCACAGAAGTGGTCACAGAAATACCACGCTGCTTTTCAATGTCCATCCAGTCGGATGTGGCGGTCTTCTTTATCTTATTGCTCTTTACGGCTCCGGCCACCTGTATCTGTCCGCCAAAAAGTAACAATTTTTCAGTTAGAGAGGTCTTACCGGCATCCGGATGTGCTATAATCGCAAACGTCCGTCTTCTTTCTATTTCACTATTCATATTTTATTATGCATTTAATTCTTTGATACATGCTTCCAGACTCTCTTCCCAATGAGGAATCTCAATGTTATAAGTAGTTTTAACCTTGGTCTTGTCCAATACGGAATAATGGGGACGGGGAGCCTTTGCCGGATATTCATTTGTATGCAAGGGACTAACCTTACAGGTCGTGATACCGGCAATACGATGGATAGCCTTGGCAAAATCATACCAGGAGCATACCCCTTCATCACTGAAATGATAAACTCCCGGAACCACTCCCTTATAAATGGCTGTAAAGATGACACGTGCCAAATCACGAGCATATGTCGGTGTACCAATCTGATCAAAGACTACACCCAAAGTTTCCTTTTCCTTTCCCAGACGGATCATCGTTTTTACAAAATTATTCCCAAAAGTAGAATAAAGCCATGCGGTACGGATAATCATTGTTTTTTTGCAATACTCCAATGCATTCGTTTCACCGGCCAGTTTGGTCTTGCCGTAAACGGAATTGGGACAAGGAACATCTCCCTCATTATAAGGAAGATATTTCGTGCCATCGAACACATAATCCGTTGATATCTGAATAAACTCACCCCAGTTGGCTTCAGCCGCCTTCGCCAGATAGCTCACAGCGTTCTTGTTCAGCTTGGTACATAACTCTATATCATCCTCTGCCTTATCTACTGCCGTATAGGCCGCACAGTTCACTATGACATGAATATTATTCTCTTTCACGAAAGTCATCACCGCCTGCTCATCACAAATGTCCAATTCGGCTACATCCGTAAAAAAACAAGTATATTCCTTGTATTCAGCCGATAGCACACGCATTTCATTTCCTAATTGACCGTTGGCACCAGTCACCAATATATTCTTCATTTCTATTTCATTTATTAGAATTCCAATTCTCCTTTTTTATCCTCTATATAGTAGTTTGACAACATAGCCAGCAATGTCGAGATTGCTTCTTGTGCCTTTCTTGTTTCCTCACTGATTTCTTTCTTTTGCAATTTCAACAATAAGATACCATAAAGCGCCTCAAAACAAGTTTCCAGCTCAGGCTCCTCTTTATCCGCACCTTTAGCGCGTAACTCCACAATATAGGGCAATACTTTATAATAAGCAGAATTATAATAAGGAAACTTAGGGGAACGCAATAACTGCAAATGAAGGTCGGTAAGCCAAGTTATAATGTTTTTATTAATCTGCAAATGGCCTTTTTCCATAATCCCTTCATGACGCATCATCTCAATCAAATCCATATACCATTGAGTGAGTTCCGCTTTCTGCTCTTCCGTTAACGGATAAGGAGCTATGATGGTGCTTTTTATCTTTTCTATATCACAGCCGTTGGCACGGATTAAATCCTCTATCTGCCACATATATATAAGATACTCGGCTATATTCTTTTCTTTCAACTGCTTGGAAACGAACATACTTTTTAAATTAAAATTAATAATTAAAAATCAAAAAACCAACGTATGATACATCAAGATATGTTTCTTTGTCAGTACATCGTTTTTCCTAAAATAGTATAAATGAAACCTGCGACTGAAATCAGCATCACTACAATACCAATCACACGGTTCAAAATCCAAATGCCGCGTAAATTAAAACGGGTGCGTACTTTATTGACAAAATACGTAATTCCGAACCACCAGAGAAGCGCCCCCAATACAATAGCCAAATACCCCACCAGTTGAAAGCCTATGGGACTGCCCGGCATCACAAAAGAAAAACGGGCAAACAAACCTATAAACAGGAATATAATGAGGGGATTGGAGAGAGTCACAAAAAAAGCAGTAACAAAATTATGAAGATAACTGCCCGGGGTAGAGGATACAGGACGGATAGACTGGACAGGATTACTACGAAAAGTATAAATACCGAAAAAGAACAGCATGATACTGCCGATAATTTGTAACAATACTTGGTTCTTTGCCAAGAAATCATCCATAAAACTCATGCCATAACCTGTAATCAAGGCATAGCCTATATCACTAAGGGCAGCTCCCAGACCAGTAACAAATCCATACCATCGTCCCTTGTTCAGTGTGCGCTGTATACAAAGTACCCCAACAGGACCTAGCGGCGCAGAAACCACTACGCCGACGATAAGCCCTTTCACCAATAAATCGAGTATGGTTACTTGTTCTATCCAATTCATGCTGCAAAGATGCTACTTTTTTACGAAAGTACCTATATTTACACTCAAAATTCTTTCATACCCCGTCTCTTTTATATAACTTTGCACCTTATTAATAGACCCTTGATATTAGAACTAGTTTTCAATTAACAAAACAACTATAAAAGTGCTATGATTCTATTTTTCAGAACACCCACTAAAAGTGTAATAGCAACAGAAGTCAGCCAGGAACTGCCTTCTGAGGATATTCAGAAATTAAGCTGGCTTTATGGTGAAGCCACTGTAGAGAACGAAGAGAACCTGAAAGGTTGCTTCATCGGACCGCGTCGGGAAATGATCACTCCCTGGAGTACAAATGCTGTAGAAATCACTCAGAACATGGGTCTTACAGGTGTTTTACGCATTGAGGAATATTTCCCTGTAAAAGACGAAAACGCCGAGTACGATCCTATGCTGCAACGTATGTATAAGGGATTGAACCAGGAGATTTTCACAGTCAACATCAAACCCCAGCCGATTGTTCACATCGAGAACCTCGAAGAATACAATGAAAAAGAAGGTCTGGCACTTTCTCGTGAGGAGATGGACTATTTGCTGAAGGTTGAAAAAGATTTGGGACGTAAATTAACCGATTCCGAAGTATTCGGCTTCGCGCAAATCAATTCCGAGCATTGCCGCCATAAGATATTCGGCGGAACATTCATTATTGATGGTCAGGAAATGGAGTCTTCCTTGTTCCAGATGATCAAGAAAACTACTGCTGAAAATCCCAACAAGATTATTTCTGCTTATAAAGATAATGTAGCATTTGCCGAAGGACCGATAGTAGAGCAATTCTCTCCGGCCGATCATTCCACTTCCGATTATTTCATTATCAAAGATATCAAGACTGTTATCTCACTGAAAGCCGAGACACATAACTTCCCGACAACCGTAGAACCATTCAACGGTGCATCCACCGGTACTGGTGGTGAGATCCGTGACCGCATGGGCGGTGGTAAAGGCTCATGGCCCATTGCTGGTACTGCCGTTTATATGACTTCTTACCCCCGTACTGATGAGGGACGCGAGTGGGAAGATATCCTTCCTGTCCGCCAATGGTTATACCAGACTCCGGAACAGATCTTAATCAAGGCTTCCAACGGTGCTTCCGATTTCGGTAACAAATTCGGTCAACCGCTGATTTGTGGTTCTGTACTAACATTCGAGCACCAGGAAAACGGCGAGAAGTATGCATACGACAAAGTGATTATGCTGGCAGGAGGGGTAGGTTACGGTACTCAGCGCGACTGTCTGAAAGGACATCCCGAAAAAGGAAACAAAGTCGTTGTAATGGGTGGTGATAACTATCGCATCGGCTTGGGTGGAGGTTCAGTTTCTTCTGTTGAAACAGGCCGGTACTCATCGGGAATCGAACTAAACGCTGTCCAGCGTGCCAATGCGGAAATGCAAAAACGTGCCTATAATGTAGTCCGCGCATTGTGTGAAGAAGATAACAACCCGATTGTTTCCATTCACGACCACGGTTCGGCCGGCCACGTGAATTGTTTATCCGAATTGGTAGAAGAAAACGGTGGATTAATTCATATGGACAAATTACCTATCGGTGACCAGACTTTGTCTGCCAAAGAAATTATCGCCAACGAATCTCAGGAACGTATGGGATTGCTGATTGACGAATCGGCTATTGAACATGTACAAAAAATTGCTGATCGCGAACGTGCGCCGATGTATACCGTAGGTGAAACAACCGGAGACGCCCGCTTTGCTTTCGAACAGGCCGATGGGGTACGTCCGTTCGATCTGGCAGTAGATCAAATGTTCGGTTCTTCTCCGAAGACCTACATGGTTGACAAGACTGTAGAACGCCATTATGAAAATGTTTCATACGAAACTTCCAAATTAAATGAATATATCCGCCGCGTACTTCAGCTGGAAGCTGTTGCTTGCAAAGATTGGTTAACCAATAAAGTAGACCGTTCCGTAACCGGTAAAATCGCCCGCCAGCAATGTCAAGGTGAAATCCAGCTGCCTCTGAGCGATTGTGGTGTAGTAGCCCTCGACTATCGTGGCGAAAAAGGTATAGCAACTTCTCTAGGCCATGCTCCCCAAGCCGCCTTAGCCAATCCGGCCGCAGGCTCTGTTTTGTCGGTAGCCGAAGCACTGACTAATATCGTATGGGCCCCGATGGCAGAAGGATTGGACAGCGTTTCCTTATCTGCCAACTGGATGTGGCCATGTCGCGCACAGGAAGGTGAAGACGCCCGCCTGTACACTGCCGTAAAAGCCCTTTCCGATTTCTGCTGCTCATTGCAAATCAATGTACCGACCGGAAAAGATTCTTTATCTATGACCCAGAAATATCCTAACGGTGAGAAGATCATTAGTCCGGGAACTGTCATCGTTTCAGCCGGTGGCGAAGTCTCGGATGTGAAGAAAGTGGTTTCTCCTGTATTGGTAAATGATGAAAAGAGCACTATCTACCATATTGATTTCAGTTTTGACAAGTTACGTCTGGGAGGTTCTGCTTTTGCACAATCATTGAATAAAATAGGTGACGATGTACCGACTGTACAAAATCCTGAATATTTTCGTGACGCATTCCTGGCAGTACAAGAATTAGTAAATAAAGGTCTGATTATGGCCGGTCACGATATTTCTGCCGGTGGTCTTATTACCACACTGCTTGAAATGTGCTTCTCGAATATGGAAGGTGGTATGGAAATCAGCCTGAACAAGATTAAGGAGGATGACATCATCAAGATATTGTTCGCCGAAAATCCGGGTATTGTTATCCAGGTAAAAAATAAGCACAAAGAAGAAGTAAAAAAGATCTTGGAAGACGCAGGCATAGGCTACGTAAAATTAGGTAAACCGACTGAAGAACGGCATATCCTGGTAGAAAAGGGAGATGCAACTTACCAGTTCGGCATAGACTATCTGCGCGATATATGGTATTCTACCTCTTACTTGCTAGACTGCAAGCAGAGCATGAACGACTGTGCCAAAAAACGTTTCGAGAACTACAAGAAACAACCTTTGGAATTTGTATTCGACAAATCATTCACCGGCAAACTTTCACAATTCGGCCTTAACCCCGACCGTCGTACTCCGACAGGTATCAAAGCGGCTATTATCCGTGAAAAAGGAACCAATGGCGAACGCGAAATGGCCTATATGCTCTATTTGGCAGGATTTGATGTGAAAGATGTAACAATGACTGATTTGGTTAGCGGACGTGAAACATTGGAGGACATCAATTTCATCGTATTTTGCGGTGGGTTCTCTAATTCGGACGTTTTAGGCTCTGCTAAAGGATGGGCCGGAGCTTTCTTGTTCAATCCCAAAGCCAAAGCTGCATTGGATAACTTCTATGCACGCAAAGATACATTGTCATTGGGCGTATGTAACGGCTGCCAGCTGATGATAGAATTAAACCTGATTAACCCCGACTTCACCCAAAAAGCGAAAATGCTGCACAATGATTCACATAAATTCGAATCCAAGTTTGTAGGTGTTACCGTTCCTATGAATAGAAGCGTCATGTTCGGTTCGTTAAGCGGAAGTAAGCTTGGTATCTGGGTAGCCCATGGAGAAGGTAAATTCTCATTGCCATATGATGAAGATCAATACAATGTTGTATTGAAATACTCATACGATGAGTATCCTGGCAATCCAAACGGTTCGGATTACAGCGTAGCCGGTCTGGCCAGTCCTGACGGCCGCCATTTGGCCATGATGCCTCATTTGGAACGCTCTTGTTTCCCATGGCAAAATGCTTATTATCCGGCTGATAGAATAAAGAACGATCAGATTACTCCATGGATGGAAGCATTTGTCAATGCTAGAAAATGGGTTGAAATGAACAAAAAATAAAAACGATTTGTTATATTTACTAAAAAAGCGGTGAGTCGGACTGATTACCGCTTTTTTTGTATATAACAGATTTTGATATGTTAAGGGAAATTACGAACTTTGTAAGGATTTTGCCTCCTAATAATATGAGAAGAATTCTTTTACTTATATGCCTTTTTGTTATTTTGGTAACACCTGCCGTTGCTCAACTATACCAGTATCTGGATACTCAGAATGGTTTGAGCAGCCGTAGAGTTCTATCTATACGAAAAGATAAAAAAGGCTATATGTGGTTTCTCACTCACGAAGGAATAGACAGGTATAACGGAAAACAATACAGACACTATAGCTTAACAGCCAATGGAAAACTACTGAACTTTTTTCCCAACTTGAACACTTTGCAGATAGATACGGCAGGAGTGGTTTGGGAGATAGGAAAAACCGGTCATCTATTCAAATACAATTCTCTACAAGACAAAT from Phocaeicola dorei encodes the following:
- a CDS encoding D-isomer specific 2-hydroxyacid dehydrogenase family protein: MFQKLVAIEPVSLVLSAEKTLYSFADEVVMYSDIPAGDNEIIARIGDADAVLLSYTSQINRYILERCPNVRYIGMCCSLYSPESANVDIRYANERGITVTGIRDYGDEGVIEYVVSELVRCLHGFGQKPWEGIPREITGLKVGIVGLGKSGGMIADAMKFFGADIAYYARSEKKEAGAKGYRFMPLNELLTWSEVVCCCLNKNTVLLHEEEFKALGNRKILFNTGLSPAWDESSFTRWLEEDNLCFCDTLGALGSTALLTHPHVRCMQVSTGRTRQAFDRLSEKVLANLSEYNG
- a CDS encoding TerB family tellurite resistance protein; amino-acid sequence: MGAGKWIGGILGFMTMGPLGALAGFALGSLLDGNNGLFGNTYEKGQVEAGNYDEGQRNSFLFSMLVMASYIIRADGRIMHSEMEYVRQFLRMNFGEEAVIQGEQILLNLFEQRKQMERQNPMAFKNTIHECGAQIAANLPYEQRLQLLDFLVNIAKSDGSVCSEEIAALKEVAQCMELSPKEVESMLNLSGNSLEEAYKVLEIDPSATNEEVRTAYRRLALKHHPDRVATLGEDVKKAAEEKFQQINNAKERIYKARGIK
- a CDS encoding peptide chain release factor 3; its protein translation is MNSEIERRRTFAIIAHPDAGKTSLTEKLLLFGGQIQVAGAVKSNKIKKTATSDWMDIEKQRGISVTTSVMEFDYNDYKINILDTPGHQDFAEDTYRTLTAVDSVIIVVDGAKGVETQTRKLMEVCRMRNTPVIIFVNKMDREAKDPFDLLDELEEELIINVRPLTWPIESGPRFKGVYNLYEHKLNLFQPSKQVVTEKVEVDINTEELDNQIGAPLAEKLRGELELVDGVYPEFNVEEYLKGEMAPVFFGSALNNFGVQELLDTFVEIAPSPRPTKTEEREVEPDEPKFTGFVFKITANIDPNHRSCIAFCKICSGKFSRNTPYYHVRHDKTMRFSSPTQFMAQRKTTVDEAWAGDIIGLPDNGTFKIGDTLTEGEKLHFRGIPSFSPEMFKYIENADPMKQKQLAKGIDQLMDEGVAQLFINQFNGRKIIGTVGQLQFEVIQYRLENEYNAKCRWEPVSLYKACWVESDDPEELEAFKKRKYQYMAKDREGRDVFLADSNYVLQMAQMDFKHIKFHFTSEF
- the rfbD gene encoding dTDP-4-dehydrorhamnose reductase; translated protein: MKNILVTGANGQLGNEMRVLSAEYKEYTCFFTDVAELDICDEQAVMTFVKENNIHVIVNCAAYTAVDKAEDDIELCTKLNKNAVSYLAKAAEANWGEFIQISTDYVFDGTKYLPYNEGDVPCPNSVYGKTKLAGETNALEYCKKTMIIRTAWLYSTFGNNFVKTMIRLGKEKETLGVVFDQIGTPTYARDLARVIFTAIYKGVVPGVYHFSDEGVCSWYDFAKAIHRIAGITTCKVSPLHTNEYPAKAPRPHYSVLDKTKVKTTYNIEIPHWEESLEACIKELNA
- a CDS encoding DUF4924 family protein; this translates as MFVSKQLKEKNIAEYLIYMWQIEDLIRANGCDIEKIKSTIIAPYPLTEEQKAELTQWYMDLIEMMRHEGIMEKGHLQINKNIITWLTDLHLQLLRSPKFPYYNSAYYKVLPYIVELRAKGADKEEPELETCFEALYGILLLKLQKKEISEETRKAQEAISTLLAMLSNYYIEDKKGELEF
- a CDS encoding LysE family translocator; this encodes MNWIEQVTILDLLVKGLIVGVVVSAPLGPVGVLCIQRTLNKGRWYGFVTGLGAALSDIGYALITGYGMSFMDDFLAKNQVLLQIIGSIMLFFFGIYTFRSNPVQSIRPVSSTPGSYLHNFVTAFFVTLSNPLIIFLFIGLFARFSFVMPGSPIGFQLVGYLAIVLGALLWWFGITYFVNKVRTRFNLRGIWILNRVIGIVVMLISVAGFIYTILGKTMY
- the purL gene encoding phosphoribosylformylglycinamidine synthase, whose translation is MILFFRTPTKSVIATEVSQELPSEDIQKLSWLYGEATVENEENLKGCFIGPRREMITPWSTNAVEITQNMGLTGVLRIEEYFPVKDENAEYDPMLQRMYKGLNQEIFTVNIKPQPIVHIENLEEYNEKEGLALSREEMDYLLKVEKDLGRKLTDSEVFGFAQINSEHCRHKIFGGTFIIDGQEMESSLFQMIKKTTAENPNKIISAYKDNVAFAEGPIVEQFSPADHSTSDYFIIKDIKTVISLKAETHNFPTTVEPFNGASTGTGGEIRDRMGGGKGSWPIAGTAVYMTSYPRTDEGREWEDILPVRQWLYQTPEQILIKASNGASDFGNKFGQPLICGSVLTFEHQENGEKYAYDKVIMLAGGVGYGTQRDCLKGHPEKGNKVVVMGGDNYRIGLGGGSVSSVETGRYSSGIELNAVQRANAEMQKRAYNVVRALCEEDNNPIVSIHDHGSAGHVNCLSELVEENGGLIHMDKLPIGDQTLSAKEIIANESQERMGLLIDESAIEHVQKIADRERAPMYTVGETTGDARFAFEQADGVRPFDLAVDQMFGSSPKTYMVDKTVERHYENVSYETSKLNEYIRRVLQLEAVACKDWLTNKVDRSVTGKIARQQCQGEIQLPLSDCGVVALDYRGEKGIATSLGHAPQAALANPAAGSVLSVAEALTNIVWAPMAEGLDSVSLSANWMWPCRAQEGEDARLYTAVKALSDFCCSLQINVPTGKDSLSMTQKYPNGEKIISPGTVIVSAGGEVSDVKKVVSPVLVNDEKSTIYHIDFSFDKLRLGGSAFAQSLNKIGDDVPTVQNPEYFRDAFLAVQELVNKGLIMAGHDISAGGLITTLLEMCFSNMEGGMEISLNKIKEDDIIKILFAENPGIVIQVKNKHKEEVKKILEDAGIGYVKLGKPTEERHILVEKGDATYQFGIDYLRDIWYSTSYLLDCKQSMNDCAKKRFENYKKQPLEFVFDKSFTGKLSQFGLNPDRRTPTGIKAAIIREKGTNGEREMAYMLYLAGFDVKDVTMTDLVSGRETLEDINFIVFCGGFSNSDVLGSAKGWAGAFLFNPKAKAALDNFYARKDTLSLGVCNGCQLMIELNLINPDFTQKAKMLHNDSHKFESKFVGVTVPMNRSVMFGSLSGSKLGIWVAHGEGKFSLPYDEDQYNVVLKYSYDEYPGNPNGSDYSVAGLASPDGRHLAMMPHLERSCFPWQNAYYPADRIKNDQITPWMEAFVNARKWVEMNKK